Genomic DNA from Buchnera aphidicola (Hyperomyzus lactucae):
ATCGATTTAAACATTTCATGCCTGCATTAGATAAAGATATTACTGATCTATACATAAAATCTATTAATCAAAGATTTAATTTAATGTTAAATACTCATATAGATAATATTGAATCAAGAGAAACTGGATTACTAGTAAACATGATAACAAATGATTTTGATAAAAAAAATATATCTTATGATGCCATATTAGTAGCAATAGGAAGAACTCCTAACCTTGATTTATTAGGATTGGAAAAAATAGGATTAAAAATAAATAATTTTGGTTTTATTCAAGTAGATGATCAGTTGAGAACTAATATTCCTCATATTTATGCTATTGGTGATGTTACTGGGACTCCTATGTTAGCTCATAAAGGTGTACATGAAGGTCACATTGCAGCAGAAGTTATATTTGGTAAAAAACACTATTTTGAACCTAAGGTAATTCCGTCAATAGCATACACTGAACCGGAAATTGCTTGGGTTGGTTTAAATGAAAAACAAGCTAAGAAAGAAAAAATAGATTATGAAATAGCTATTTTCCCTTGGAGCGCATCTGGTAGAGCCATTGTTTCAAATTGTCAAATAGGAATGACAAAGTTACTTTTTAATAAAAAAGATAGTAAGATTATTGGTGGTTCTATAATAGGAACAAATGCTGGTGAGTTAATTGGTGAAGTTGCACTTGCGATTGAAATGGGATGCGACGCTGAAGATCTTGCACTAACTATTCATGCTCATCCTACTTTGTATGAATCAATTGGTCTATCTGCAGAAATTTTTCAAGGTACAGTAACAGATTTATTAAATGTTAAATGTAATAAATAATTTTGGATTGTTTTAAAAAATGTTGTTTTAATTCAATTAATAAAATATTCTTAGAACNNGTTCTAAGAATATTTTATTAATCAGTCTAAATAGTTTAATAAATATATGACATTTAATTAAAAAATTATTAAGCACTTGTTTTAATTAAATACCTATGAACTAGAATCTATCATAGACATATTCTTGCCGTAGTATATTTCTCGCATTTCTCTCCATAGTAAATTAATAATATAAGTATGTTCTTCTTTTTTTAAATCTTCTAAATGAATATTAAATAAATAATTTTTTAAATTAAATTCTTTTAATAACATTCGAGTATGAAAAATATTTTCTTGATAAACATTAACATCAACCATATCATACATTGTTTTTATATCATTAGACATAAAATTTTGAATAGAATTAATTTTATGATCAATGAAATGTTTAATACCATGAATATCTCGAGTAAATCCTCTAACACGATATTCAATAGTTACAATATCAGATTCTAATTGATGTATAAGATAATTTAATGCATTCAACGGTGATATAATTCCACATGTTGAAACTTCAATATCAGCACGAAAAGTGCAAATTCCACTTTGAGGATGACTTTCTGGATATGTATGGACACAAATATGACTTTTATCTAAATGAGCTAGTACAGAAGACGACACGATATTACTTTTTAAAACATTAATTTTATCTAGATTCATCGGTTCTTCACATACTAAAATAGTTACACTTGCACCCTGGGGTTCATAATCTTGATGAAATATATTTAACACATTAGCGCCAATAATTGAACAAGTTTTTTTTAAAATTTTAGTCAATCGAACAGCGTTATATTGTTCATCAATATAAGAAATATAACTATTTCGTGAATCATTAGTATTCGCATAGCAAATATCATAGATACAAAAACTTAGGCTTTTAGTTAAATTATTAAAGCCATATAATTTTAGTTTTTGCAATTTAATTACTCTCCTATAAAAGGATTTTTAACTTTTATCTAATGCGTTAAGAATATATTGAGGCAAATAAAAACTACTTACATGAATTTTAGCATTATAGTAATTTAAAGCTAGTTTTGTATTTTTTATGTTTGATTGGAGAATTTTCAGATCTTTTTTTCGAGATTTTATATTGTCAGTTCCCCATGCAAAAATCATCATACCACCATAATAAGTGGGAATATTTGCATGATAAAATTTTACATCATGAAAATATTTTTTTAAATTTTTATAAGTAAGAATAGTTTCATTTTTTTGAAGAAAAAAAACACCATTTTGCGCTACAAAAATACCATTTTTATTAAGACAATTTTTACAGTTAAAGTAAAATTCTGATCGAAATAAATTTTTTCCACAACCAATAGGATCTGTAGAATCTGATATTATTAAATCAAATTTTTCTCTTGTTTTTTTTACAAAATTCAAACCATCATCAATAATCAATTTTAAACGAGAATCATAATAAGCATTACAACTATGATTAGGGAAATATTTTTTACATAAGTTAATAATATTAATATCGATTTCAACCATCGTAATATTTTCAATATTTCTATGTTTACATACTTCGCGAAGGATACCTCCATCCCCTCCTCCTATAATTAATACATTTTTTATCTCTCCATGTGCGAATATCGGTACATGAGCAAGCATTTCATGGTATATAAATTCATCGTATTCAGTTGTTTGAACAATGTCATCAATTGCCATAACTTTTCCGAAAATAGAATTTTGAAAAATTACTACTTTGTGATATGTGGTTCGTTCTTCATATAGAAATTCATCAATTAAAAAGTATTGTCCAAGATGACAATAAAGTTTTTCATGCCATGTTTTTTTTTGATCCATGGTTATATTTATATATCCTATAAAATTTAATAATCTAGATTATTTTGGGAT
This window encodes:
- the lpdA gene encoding dihydrolipoyl dehydrogenase, which codes for MYQKIHAQVVIIGSGPAGYSAAFRSADLGLDTVLIERYDKLGGVCLNVGCIPSKALLHIAKVIKEAKELDITGVSFNQPLIDIEKIKLWKENIINKLTNSLSNMRKKRKIRIFQGNAIFDTDKSIIVQSKEDKFTVFFDNAIIATGSKPIKIPSIPYDDQRIWDSSDALSLRMIPNRFLIVGGGIIGLEMATIYSALGSKVDIIDRFKHFMPALDKDITDLYIKSINQRFNLMLNTHIDNIESRETGLLVNMITNDFDKKNISYDAILVAIGRTPNLDLLGLEKIGLKINNFGFIQVDDQLRTNIPHIYAIGDVTGTPMLAHKGVHEGHIAAEVIFGKKHYFEPKVIPSIAYTEPEIAWVGLNEKQAKKEKIDYEIAIFPWSASGRAIVSNCQIGMTKLLFNKKDSKIIGGSIIGTNAGELIGEVALAIEMGCDAEDLALTIHAHPTLYESIGLSAEIFQGTVTDLLNVKCNK
- the speD gene encoding adenosylmethionine decarboxylase, producing the protein MQKLKLYGFNNLTKSLSFCIYDICYANTNDSRNSYISYIDEQYNAVRLTKILKKTCSIIGANVLNIFHQDYEPQGASVTILVCEEPMNLDKINVLKSNIVSSSVLAHLDKSHICVHTYPESHPQSGICTFRADIEVSTCGIISPLNALNYLIHQLESDIVTIEYRVRGFTRDIHGIKHFIDHKINSIQNFMSNDIKTMYDMVDVNVYQENIFHTRMLLKEFNLKNYLFNIHLEDLKKEEHTYIINLLWREMREIYYGKNMSMIDSSS
- the speE gene encoding polyamine aminopropyltransferase; translation: MDQKKTWHEKLYCHLGQYFLIDEFLYEERTTYHKVVIFQNSIFGKVMAIDDIVQTTEYDEFIYHEMLAHVPIFAHGEIKNVLIIGGGDGGILREVCKHRNIENITMVEIDINIINLCKKYFPNHSCNAYYDSRLKLIIDDGLNFVKKTREKFDLIISDSTDPIGCGKNLFRSEFYFNCKNCLNKNGIFVAQNGVFFLQKNETILTYKNLKKYFHDVKFYHANIPTYYGGMMIFAWGTDNIKSRKKDLKILQSNIKNTKLALNYYNAKIHVSSFYLPQYILNALDKS